In the Populus trichocarpa isolate Nisqually-1 chromosome 1, P.trichocarpa_v4.1, whole genome shotgun sequence genome, TGAAAAGTAATTAGAATATACCCCAATAGTGAGAATGGATAGAGCAGCAAAGGCAACGAAAAGAAGGGCTGATATGATAGTGCCAACTCCATCATCATTAGTGGTGGACAACATCTGCTGGGTACTCTCCAGTGGGGTTGTATCTGAAGGCAAGACCTCTTCAGGGGTTGCTTTAATTTTCCAAATTTGGGTGCTCCTGCGATGAATTTCTTGTTTATAAAGAACAGTTCTTTTTGATGGTAGAGGATTGGATAAGGAGAGAGGGGAGGTGAGAGTTAAAGCTTTGTTGTGGTTGTGAATACAAGAGTGAGGGGGTTTGGTCTTGGTAACGGAGAGAAGATGTGGTGGAGGTAGTGAGATCATAGGATATGATGTTATCGCCATGGGGCATCTGCTACTGCTTTGCCACTTGCTGCTCTCTGCCTCTCTCTGCGACACCCTGGCAAAAGAAGTCAGTGCCTACGAAGGAtagatagaagaagaagaagaagaagagaaatgatGGGTTGATGTCATCTGTGTTCTCCCTCGAATGGGCGATGGGCTCAAAACGCTGCAAAATCCTTTATTAGTCCTAACCAAGATTGGGTCATTGGGCTTCATATTTCGATAAATGAAGTTTTCATTTCtc is a window encoding:
- the LOC7465097 gene encoding uncharacterized protein LOC7465097 — its product is MAITSYPMISLPPPHLLSVTKTKPPHSCIHNHNKALTLTSPLSLSNPLPSKRTVLYKQEIHRRSTQIWKIKATPEEVLPSDTTPLESTQQMLSTTNDDGVGTIISALLFVAFAALSILTIGIIYLGVTDFLQKRETDKLQKEEESKKKKRVKKRKVRARSGPRGFGQKINEDDEFDD